A window of bacterium contains these coding sequences:
- a CDS encoding ATP-binding protein, with translation MRDKLLWRLLGAQLLAIAIAVAIAGALISDRATQFFMVIMTRYHIDPTMVEQDFLREVHRVLIAGSVIAAAAAMLLGWVLVRRLVRPISDMMLLAERIAAGDYAQRVSTGGPDELVRLADSLNRMAESLARIEALRRDLVANVAHELRTPLSTLQGYLEGLRDGVVPVSPETLASLHEEVMRLVRLVDTLQQLSRFDARMSALRRARFDVAVLAQQIAALYHPELTARNLRVTVAAGTPGPEVEADADLVGQALRNLLDNALRYAFSGSDIIVRAGRLDGVVRLAVENVGEGIAPDDLPHIFERFYRGEKSRSRDTGGAGIGLALVQEIARAHEGEVGAESAGGRTTVWLTLAAKKP, from the coding sequence ATGCGGGATAAGCTGCTCTGGCGGTTGCTCGGCGCGCAGCTGCTGGCGATCGCCATTGCCGTGGCGATCGCCGGGGCCTTGATCTCCGACCGCGCCACGCAGTTCTTCATGGTCATCATGACGCGCTACCACATCGACCCCACGATGGTGGAGCAGGACTTCCTGCGCGAAGTGCACCGCGTGCTGATCGCGGGCAGTGTGATCGCCGCGGCCGCGGCGATGCTGCTCGGCTGGGTCCTCGTCCGGCGGCTGGTCCGGCCGATTTCGGACATGATGCTGCTCGCCGAGCGGATCGCCGCGGGCGACTATGCGCAGCGTGTCTCGACCGGGGGACCGGACGAGCTCGTCCGGCTCGCCGATTCGCTCAACCGCATGGCGGAATCGCTCGCGCGCATCGAGGCGCTGCGCCGCGACCTGGTCGCCAACGTCGCCCATGAACTCCGCACGCCGCTCAGCACCCTGCAGGGCTACCTCGAAGGCCTGCGGGATGGCGTGGTGCCGGTCAGCCCCGAAACCCTCGCATCGCTCCACGAAGAGGTGATGCGCCTCGTGCGCCTCGTCGATACGCTGCAGCAGCTGAGCCGCTTCGATGCCCGGATGTCGGCCCTCCGGCGCGCCCGCTTCGACGTAGCGGTCCTCGCGCAGCAGATCGCGGCGCTGTACCATCCCGAGCTGACCGCCCGCAACCTGCGCGTCACCGTCGCCGCCGGCACACCCGGTCCGGAAGTCGAGGCCGACGCGGATCTCGTCGGGCAGGCGCTTCGCAATCTGCTCGACAACGCCCTGCGCTACGCTTTTTCCGGCTCCGACATTATCGTGCGCGCGGGCCGCCTCGACGGCGTGGTCCGGCTGGCCGTCGAAAATGTCGGAGAGGGGATCGCGCCGGACGATCTGCCGCACATCTTCGAGCGGTTCTACCGCGGTGAGAAGTCGCGTTCGCGCGACACGGGCGGCGCCGGGATCGGCCTCGCGTTGGTGCAGGAGATCGCCCGAGCCCACGAGGGCGAGGTCGGCGCCGAGAGCGCCGGCGGACGCACGACGGTATGGCTCACGTTGGCGGCGAAGAAGCCCTGA
- a CDS encoding GNAT family N-acetyltransferase, translating into MADVRPLTDTDLEWVPPLADAAFCRVSETLYGRPRTPPLFPPHQFPYRLAVDPAGCFAATDRGRPVGVLFSVARGPLAWVGPIAVAPDADNRGIGQALMAACLDSWERRRVRLAGLETFPSSPKHLHLYAKLGFRPGWTGLGVRREWGTAEGTATAGAATPAPRAPAADWPDGVNAAGDLPPLDFVYPGLDLRAEAEATRRQRIGEVLVTNGGCALCHVRSTFHPRPGTTFVPFLAARDEEAFDRLVRAAECLAARAGCHAVSVRLPGSCWRAYRHLAARGYREMGAMLRMKRGERPDYDHADLFYCDNWL; encoded by the coding sequence ATGGCAGATGTCCGGCCTCTCACCGACACCGACCTGGAATGGGTGCCGCCGCTGGCCGACGCGGCGTTCTGCCGGGTGTCCGAGACCTTGTACGGACGGCCGCGAACGCCGCCGCTGTTTCCGCCGCACCAGTTTCCCTACAGGCTGGCGGTGGACCCGGCCGGCTGCTTCGCGGCCACCGACCGCGGACGTCCGGTCGGGGTCCTGTTCTCCGTCGCCCGCGGGCCGCTGGCCTGGGTCGGTCCGATCGCGGTCGCGCCGGACGCCGACAACCGCGGGATCGGGCAGGCGTTGATGGCGGCGTGCCTGGACAGTTGGGAGCGCCGCCGCGTCCGGCTCGCCGGCCTGGAGACTTTTCCGTCGAGTCCGAAGCACTTGCACCTCTACGCGAAGCTTGGCTTTCGTCCTGGATGGACGGGACTCGGCGTGCGTAGAGAATGGGGGACCGCCGAGGGGACGGCGACCGCGGGGGCCGCGACCCCGGCTCCGCGGGCGCCGGCCGCGGACTGGCCGGACGGCGTGAATGCGGCCGGCGACCTGCCGCCGCTCGATTTCGTGTATCCCGGACTCGACCTGCGTGCGGAAGCCGAGGCGACGCGGCGCCAGAGAATCGGCGAGGTGCTCGTGACGAACGGCGGCTGCGCGCTGTGCCACGTGCGCAGCACCTTCCATCCGCGGCCCGGCACCACGTTCGTGCCGTTTCTCGCCGCGCGCGACGAGGAGGCCTTCGACCGCCTGGTGCGCGCCGCGGAGTGCCTCGCGGCGCGGGCCGGATGTCACGCCGTGAGCGTCCGCCTGCCGGGCTCGTGCTGGCGCGCGTACCGGCATCTCGCCGCGCGCGGCTATCGCGAGATGGGGGCGATGCTCCGGATGAAGCGGGGCGAGCGGCCAGACTACGACCACGCGGACCTGTTCTACTGCGATAACTGGCTCTAG